Proteins encoded in a region of the Inquilinus sp. KBS0705 genome:
- a CDS encoding tetratricopeptide repeat protein, with protein sequence MIKLQYITLSALVFVASASYAQQNPSFHINRTYQTAGELLNKEKYAAAAEQYRLVEHAQLKAGSQPKFESELSLLKENAQYYEALCALELGNDDAESLFSRFIKEHPENPLTKIAYFQVGKYYFKQGKFDEALVWFNKVDAVDLNGSQNTEYKFRKGYAYFVTNDYKNAQLLFGEVKNKRSPFTDDAIYYFAYIAYLNKDYQLALVNFERLKNSKKYISSYPYYITAVYFLDKRYNDVISYAIPIINSTKQQHETEMLRIIGAAYFAKSDFDNSVKYYSRFEDADKGATQNTQDSYQMGYAYYKVGNYAKAASVLEKLVTNNDNYTQSGSYTLGNVFLKMNNKQSARNAFFVASRLDYDKQLQEDALFEYAKLSYELDFNGPALDATRLYLKNYPRSARTDEVKILLGEVLLNSHNYKEAVEILEPIPNKSASAQIAYQKVTYYRGLEFYNERAFENAIGIFLRSLKYPIDSKVKALTTYWMAESMYEVRKYGESVENFEAFLDMPEAKETELANYANYALAYAAFGDEQYRKAANYFEKFLAGDTKDKYTENDAVSRLADSYFSLKSYGQALVYYNRIISQQSQGQDYALFQRGNIQGLQGNLDTKIATMNEVLTTFPNSDYADDASFEIAYTYFLKNDGDRAKADLQAMIEKYPRSSYVPRALTTIGLIDYNAGRDDEAITSFKRVVQDYASADEAKTSLKQLEKIYTDKGDAQTFINYAGTTSIGNYSTADQENIMFAAANNLYLRGDWQGTVNAVSAYFDKFPAKQIYEKQARFIRAQSLVNLKQYDQAVIDYNVILNDWTSAYSEKSLISMAKLYMSQQKYNDAIVFLKKLETNSEYKADYTFALNNLLLSYSQINMPDDVLKYVSLIRGNEKSAQEDKFKTGLYAGKAYLQKADTTSAINEFDYTISNTKTVAAAEAKYNIAHIEYLRGKYKASQKTCFDLAKELPNYDYWIAKTYILLADNYVALKDDFQAKATLQSIIDNYKGDDDILQTAKDKIAALSGSTNNKN encoded by the coding sequence ATGATCAAACTTCAATACATCACACTTTCAGCACTCGTATTTGTAGCCTCTGCATCCTACGCGCAGCAAAACCCTTCTTTTCATATTAACCGCACCTATCAAACCGCCGGTGAATTGCTTAATAAGGAAAAATATGCTGCAGCTGCCGAGCAATACCGCCTGGTTGAACATGCCCAGCTAAAAGCAGGTTCACAGCCAAAGTTCGAGTCGGAACTATCATTGTTAAAAGAAAATGCGCAGTATTACGAAGCACTTTGCGCGCTTGAATTAGGTAACGATGATGCCGAAAGCTTGTTTAGTCGTTTTATTAAGGAGCATCCTGAAAACCCGCTGACCAAGATTGCCTACTTCCAGGTGGGTAAGTATTACTTTAAGCAGGGCAAGTTTGACGAGGCTTTAGTATGGTTTAACAAAGTAGACGCGGTTGACCTTAACGGCAGCCAAAACACCGAGTATAAATTCCGAAAAGGCTATGCCTATTTTGTTACCAACGATTATAAAAACGCGCAATTACTATTTGGTGAAGTAAAAAACAAACGTTCGCCGTTCACTGATGATGCCATTTATTACTTTGCCTATATAGCTTACTTAAATAAAGATTATCAACTGGCTTTGGTAAATTTTGAGCGGCTTAAAAATTCAAAAAAATACATTAGCAGCTACCCGTATTACATAACGGCAGTTTACTTTTTAGATAAGCGCTATAATGATGTAATAAGCTATGCTATACCTATTATAAACAGCACCAAACAGCAGCACGAAACCGAAATGCTGCGCATAATTGGTGCTGCTTACTTTGCCAAATCAGACTTTGACAACTCGGTAAAATATTACAGCCGCTTTGAGGATGCTGATAAAGGCGCTACACAAAACACCCAGGATAGTTACCAAATGGGTTATGCTTACTATAAAGTGGGCAACTATGCAAAAGCTGCTTCGGTGTTAGAAAAACTGGTAACCAATAACGATAACTATACCCAAAGCGGAAGCTATACTTTAGGTAACGTGTTTTTAAAAATGAACAACAAGCAAAGCGCACGTAACGCTTTCTTTGTTGCATCAAGGCTTGACTATGACAAGCAGTTACAGGAAGACGCCTTGTTTGAATATGCGAAACTATCTTACGAGCTCGACTTTAATGGCCCGGCATTGGATGCTACCCGTTTATATTTAAAAAACTATCCCCGCTCGGCACGTACTGATGAAGTGAAAATATTGTTAGGCGAGGTTTTATTAAACTCACATAACTATAAAGAGGCTGTTGAGATATTAGAACCTATCCCAAATAAATCGGCAAGCGCGCAAATAGCGTATCAAAAAGTTACGTATTACCGTGGGCTTGAGTTTTATAACGAACGCGCTTTTGAAAACGCTATAGGTATATTCTTGCGCTCGCTTAAATATCCAATTGATAGCAAGGTAAAGGCTTTAACCACCTATTGGATGGCCGAATCGATGTATGAAGTACGCAAGTACGGCGAGTCGGTAGAGAACTTTGAGGCATTTTTAGATATGCCCGAAGCCAAAGAAACCGAACTGGCTAACTATGCCAACTACGCACTTGCTTATGCCGCCTTTGGCGATGAGCAATACCGCAAAGCCGCCAATTACTTCGAGAAGTTTTTAGCCGGTGATACCAAAGATAAATATACCGAAAACGATGCGGTAAGCCGTTTAGCCGATAGTTACTTCTCGTTAAAAAGTTACGGGCAGGCGCTGGTATATTACAATCGTATCATATCTCAGCAAAGCCAGGGGCAGGATTACGCCTTGTTCCAGCGCGGTAATATACAAGGCTTACAAGGTAATTTAGATACAAAAATTGCCACCATGAACGAGGTACTCACCACCTTCCCTAATTCGGATTATGCCGATGACGCTTCGTTTGAAATAGCCTACACTTATTTTTTAAAGAATGATGGCGACCGCGCCAAGGCAGATCTGCAGGCAATGATCGAAAAATACCCGCGCAGCAGTTATGTGCCACGCGCGTTAACCACCATAGGTTTAATAGATTATAACGCCGGCAGGGATGATGAAGCAATTACCTCCTTTAAACGAGTTGTGCAGGATTATGCATCTGCCGATGAAGCTAAAACATCATTAAAACAATTAGAAAAAATATATACTGATAAAGGCGATGCGCAAACCTTTATTAACTATGCCGGCACTACATCTATTGGTAACTACTCTACCGCCGACCAGGAAAACATCATGTTTGCAGCAGCAAATAACCTTTACCTGCGTGGCGACTGGCAGGGAACGGTAAACGCGGTAAGCGCTTACTTTGATAAATTCCCGGCTAAGCAGATATATGAGAAACAAGCCCGATTTATACGTGCGCAAAGTTTGGTAAACCTTAAACAGTACGACCAGGCGGTGATTGATTATAACGTAATATTAAACGATTGGACAAGCGCCTATAGCGAAAAATCGTTAATAAGCATGGCAAAATTGTATATGAGCCAGCAAAAGTATAATGATGCCATTGTGTTTTTGAAAAAGCTGGAAACCAACTCGGAGTACAAAGCCGATTACACATTCGCGCTTAATAACCTGCTGCTAAGCTATTCGCAAATAAACATGCCCGACGATGTGCTTAAGTATGTAAGCCTGATAAGAGGAAACGAGAAATCGGCGCAGGAGGATAAATTTAAAACGGGTTTATATGCCGGTAAAGCATACCTGCAAAAAGCCGATACCACATCGGCCATTAACGAGTTTGACTATACCATAAGTAATACTAAAACCGTTGCAGCTGCCGAAGCCAAGTACAATATTGCCCATATTGAATATTTAAGGGGCAAGTACAAGGCATCGCAAAAAACCTGTTTCGATCTGGCTAAAGAGCTGCCAAATTACGATTACTGGATAGCTAAAACCTATATTTTGCTGGCAGATAATTACGTGGCTTTAAAAGATGATTTCCAGGCCAAAGCCACCTTACAAAGTATTATTGACAACTATAAAGGCGACGATGATATTTTGCAGACAGCCAAGGATAAAATAGCCGCGCTATCAGGATCTACAAATAATAAAAACTAA